One window of Leifsonia sp. AK011 genomic DNA carries:
- a CDS encoding tyrosine-protein kinase family protein: MVDLLVLLPHRGRDELLRDAERHGHAVVGRCDTPDALLPLLAASPTAVALVAASHDLLTASVLTAADAAGVRLIAVAASSAERLHAAGLGLHEVVESRAGWDGIEEVIGGAARRRGNAASARSTVGQLIAVWGAAGAPGRTTVAITLAAEFAALGHRVILVDADTHAAAIAPALGLAEEAPGFAAACRLAAAGSLTVAEMTRVAQTYSSVAGSFQVLTGLPRPALWPELGGPAIASTLAECRTYADVVVVDVASSLEHRDQDDASGVTRNIATRTAIAAADRVISVGSADPVGLSRFLRGHADLLEVATGEVTVLVNRVRASAIGFAPRDQVAQALARFGDIRSAVLVPDDRPAFDAAILAGRTVTDAMPRSGARGALSALAAELLPPPRPAPERRGRRLSKRTR; the protein is encoded by the coding sequence ATGGTCGACCTCCTCGTTCTCCTGCCCCACCGCGGACGCGATGAACTGCTGCGCGACGCCGAGCGTCACGGGCACGCCGTAGTGGGCCGTTGTGACACCCCCGATGCTCTCCTCCCTCTCCTGGCGGCGTCCCCGACCGCGGTGGCACTCGTTGCGGCGAGTCATGACCTGTTGACCGCGTCGGTGCTCACCGCAGCGGATGCCGCGGGTGTGAGGCTCATCGCCGTGGCAGCCAGCAGCGCTGAGCGGCTCCACGCCGCCGGGCTGGGTCTTCACGAGGTTGTCGAGTCCCGCGCCGGGTGGGACGGCATCGAGGAGGTGATCGGAGGTGCAGCGCGCAGGCGGGGGAATGCGGCATCCGCTCGGTCCACAGTGGGGCAGTTGATCGCCGTGTGGGGCGCTGCGGGCGCTCCTGGCCGGACCACGGTGGCCATCACGCTCGCGGCCGAGTTCGCGGCACTCGGGCACCGGGTGATTCTCGTGGATGCCGATACCCACGCCGCCGCGATCGCCCCCGCTCTTGGACTCGCCGAGGAGGCACCCGGATTCGCTGCTGCGTGCCGACTCGCCGCGGCGGGCAGCCTCACGGTTGCGGAGATGACTCGGGTGGCGCAGACCTATTCGTCGGTCGCGGGGTCGTTCCAGGTGCTCACGGGGCTCCCGCGCCCCGCCCTGTGGCCCGAGCTCGGCGGGCCGGCGATCGCGAGCACACTCGCGGAGTGCCGGACGTACGCCGATGTTGTTGTCGTGGACGTTGCCTCGTCGCTCGAGCATCGCGACCAGGACGATGCCTCGGGGGTGACACGCAACATCGCGACGCGCACGGCCATAGCCGCGGCCGATCGGGTGATCTCGGTGGGCTCGGCCGATCCGGTGGGGCTCTCGAGGTTCCTCCGCGGCCACGCCGACCTGCTGGAGGTCGCCACGGGCGAGGTCACCGTGCTCGTCAACCGTGTGAGGGCTTCCGCCATCGGGTTCGCGCCGCGCGACCAGGTCGCCCAGGCGCTCGCGCGGTTCGGTGACATCCGCTCCGCCGTGCTGGTGCCCGACGACCGGCCGGCGTTCGATGCGGCGATCCTCGCCGGGCGGACCGTGACGGATGCGATGCCGAGGTCCGGGGCGCGTGGTGCGCTCAGCGCCCTGGCCGCCGAACTCCTTCCACCACCGCGGCCGGCGCCCGAGCGTCGGGGCCGGAGACTTTCGAAGCGCACCAGATAG
- a CDS encoding helix-turn-helix domain-containing protein, producing the protein MNTLSLDDGGSRFITLDDAARVLGISPDHAESLIGSGELPAIRVGADGPWRIERSVLESYIEALYEETRRRSLWNGSNLASHRDMP; encoded by the coding sequence ATGAACACCCTGAGTCTCGACGACGGTGGGTCGCGCTTCATCACTCTGGACGACGCGGCGCGCGTACTCGGCATCTCACCGGACCACGCCGAGAGCCTCATCGGCTCGGGCGAGCTGCCAGCTATCCGTGTTGGCGCAGACGGCCCGTGGCGTATCGAGCGATCAGTCCTGGAGTCCTACATCGAGGCGCTGTACGAGGAGACGAGGCGCAGAAGCCTGTGGAACGGTTCCAACCTGGCCAGCCACCGCGACATGCCCTGA
- a CDS encoding Rv3235 family protein: protein MPSAAVQQVEIKFPTEVIPVEHRLPSRVISARVAAEDFFGHQPTSTSSLPDPQPLIENLARCVIEILAGARDIDQVARWITDDVQRHLLRRVVLSARARAAKGQKTVRPAFTIGTVRTCEPADGVVEAVVIVRGRARVRAVAIRLEGLDRRWRASAINVL from the coding sequence ATGCCATCAGCAGCAGTACAGCAGGTCGAGATCAAGTTTCCGACCGAGGTCATCCCCGTGGAGCATCGGCTCCCGTCGCGCGTCATCTCAGCGCGAGTGGCGGCGGAAGACTTCTTCGGCCATCAGCCCACCTCGACCTCCTCGCTGCCGGACCCGCAACCACTGATCGAGAACCTTGCCCGCTGTGTGATCGAGATACTGGCGGGCGCCCGTGACATCGACCAGGTGGCTCGGTGGATCACCGACGACGTGCAGCGCCACCTGCTGCGTCGGGTTGTGCTCTCCGCACGGGCGCGTGCCGCCAAGGGGCAGAAGACGGTGCGGCCGGCCTTCACGATCGGCACGGTACGTACGTGCGAACCCGCCGACGGGGTGGTCGAGGCCGTCGTGATCGTTCGTGGTCGTGCGCGAGTTCGCGCGGTCGCCATCCGGCTCGAGGGCCTGGACCGTCGCTGGCGCGCGAGCGCAATCAACGTGCTGTGA